A portion of the Streptomyces erythrochromogenes genome contains these proteins:
- a CDS encoding type I polyketide synthase: MRSEAALVLGRGTGADIDPARTFQELGFDSATAVELRNRLVAATGLKLPTTLLFDRPTPEKLVARLAELSGTVAAHRPVSRSVPRRDHGSDEPVAIVSMACRFPGGVESPEDLWRLLVEERDAVSEFPGNRGWALETLFDGDPDRAGTSYTRRGGFLHDVDRFDAEFFGISPREATAMDPQQRMVLETVWEAVERAGIDPAALRGSGTGVYVGAMAQDYGPRLHEAGEGVGGYLLTGTYTSVVSGRASYTLGLEGPAVTVDTACSASLVALHTAAQALRAGECELALAGGVTVMATPGMFVEFSRQRGLSVDGRCKSFAEAADGTGWGEGAGMLLLERLSDARRNGHEVLAVIRGSAVNQDGASNGLSAPSGPSQERVIREALAASGLSAADVDAVEAHGTGTRLGDPIEAQAVLATYGQDRDPGRPLFLGSLKSNIGHTQAAAGVGGVIKMVMAIRNGLLPRTLHVDAPTSHVDWSSGAVSLLTEAVPWPAGDRPRRAGVSSFGVSGTNAHLVLEQAAEPEAGGAAPAEEVPADGAPVPFLVSAKTDQALRAQAGRLLDHLRDNPGVPLADIGRSLAVGRAHFDRRAAVVAGDRAELEQGLRALVEGATARGLVTGQSRPAARPVFVFPGQGAQWVGMAAGLLESSPVFARRMAECAAALDPLVDWSLLDVVRGAQGAPGFERVDVVQPVLWSVMVSLAAVWRSLGVEPAAVIGHSQGEIAAACVAGVLSVEDAARVVALRSRALTVLSGRGGMMSVAQPAAWVRERIGAWQGRISVAAVNGPAQTVVSGDPEALREFLARAKEEGARARLVDVDYASHSAHVEELEGELARLLDGIGAGPGDVPVYSSLTGALLLDASVMGAGYWYQNLRETVQFEQAVGELLAAGHHTFIEVSPHPVLTIGVQAALDEAGVRGTALGTLRRDEDEAGRLLLALGEAHCHGIGVDWSAVFAGTGARRVQLPTYAFQRSRFWLDTPVTAEDPSGLGLTPAEHPLLGAVTSLADREGVLFTGRVSRRTHPWVVDHAVVGTVLLPGTALVDMAVSAGDRFGHDRLRELVLEAPLLVPEEGGVHLQVALGPAEESGTRSVTVHSRPEGAGDAEWTRHASGVLATGEHPVPAAAPAWPPQGARPVPLDDVYERLADRGYEYGPVFQGLGRAWLSGEERFAEVSLTQDQHADASAFAIHPALLDAALHAMLLGDGTELAIPFSFSGVTLHAAGATALRVHVVPVDANTASLTATDPEGRPVVTIDSITLRPAGDLRAAQSASAGRHSGLHRLVWKPVPRAAAETAAGLWAVLGSDPHGLAAAVSGDAYADVAELRTALSDGAQLPSFIALSESFTEVHGAVQSTLATLQELLADTALDSTRIVVLTRGATALTTDEDIHDLPAAALTGLVRTAQNEYPGRITLLDIDNTEHLAAAAHTAATHPDTQYALRDGRLHTPRLENTPTTPGTALDPEGTVLITGGTGGLGHILARHLVTHHGAKHLLLTSRTGPNAPGARQLHDELTAAGAHITITACDTSNRQALKNLLDTIPTDHPLTTVIHAAGTLNDATLDNLTPHHVTHVLHPKTDTAHHLHQLTQNHNLTHFILFSSIAGLIGNPGQANYAAANTYLDALAHHRHHHNLPATSLAWGLWDTSTGSMAAQFSDADMKRWADKGILPLTPERGMELFDAALGAGQPVLVPIELDLQALRAPEATAPALLRTLVRAPRRRAAAAAGSSWAERTAALAPGDRRRAALELVRATVAAVLGLAGPSAVNDSGPFIQLGMDSLTGMELRRRLASDSGIAVPATAVFDHPTPGALTDFVVAELGKIAGEAAARSERQDANGSGAGSGVGRDDPIVIVGMACRYPGDTRSPDDLWRLVADGTDAIGPFPTNRDWDVDGLYDPDPTRAGKSYTRHGGFLYDADRFDAEFFGVSPREAYAIDPQQRLLLETAWESFEHAGIDPATLRGSRTGVFVGTMYDDYASRLSSVPVEYEGYLSTGSAGSVASGRLSYTFGLEGPAITVDTACSSSLVALHLAAQALRQGECSLAVAGGATVMATPRPFVEFSRQRGLAPDGRVKSFSASADGTTWSEGVGVLLLERLSDARRNGHPVLAVVRGSAVNQDGASNGLTAPNGPSQERVIREALAASGLSAADVDAVEAHGTGTTLGDPIEAQAILATYGQDRDTDRPLHLGSLKSNIGHSQAAAGVGGVIKMVMAMRHGILPQTLHVDAPTPHVDWSSGAVSLLTERTPWPETDRPRRSAVSSFGISGTNAHVVLEQAPATAPEPAREAALPSPLPWVVSGRGADGLRAQAALLRRSAAEAGSDGGFGLAHLDIGHALATTRAALPDRAVVLADDPAALLAGLDALARGESAPQLVTGDPDRAAGTSGMAFLFTGQGSQRPGMGRELYGTHPVYARALDEVCARMDVHLGRSLRELILSEEGSEQAALLDRTQYTQPALFAVEVALFRLVEEYGLTPDHLLGHSVGELAAAHVAGVLSLDDACKLVATRGRLMQSAPSGGAMIAIEATETEIRNTLPTHHGHLDIAAINTPHSTVITGDHDAAHQLATTWRNNGRRTKQLNVSHAFHSPHMDAILNDFRTTAAELTYHAPTIPIISNLTGEPATTEQLTDPHYWVQHLRHTVRFNDAIQHLRNQNVTTFLELGPDSVLTAMTRTILASGEPETGRAAGQPVAAAPLLRKGRPEGATLAAALAEAHVRGRDVRWDGFLPDGRAVALPTYPYQRDSYWLSAPAAPAAPKPAGGHPLLDGAVELAAGQGWLFTGTLDAEVHPWLSEHTVLGRPLLPGAAVAELALYAAGRTGAAEVAELTLEQPLALDGRVALQLMVGAAGEDGTRPLALHSRPEGTADGAWVRHASGLLADDVPVATGEEPDLAVWPPLGATEIPVDGLYPRLAERGYAYGPAFQGLRKAWQHGTDVYAEIALPDTDSGTGTGTGTGTGTGTEGFALHPAALDAALHTALVGPGAGDRLVVPFAWSALALRACGAARLRVRLRRGPGEVHALLIADENGVPVFTAGGLAVRELQADAAAAAGPVHGAGLFELHWSPLRAATPVPAGPWAVLGDGAALADAVRAAGVAVRTYPGLEALRAAVDAGAPVPTSVLAAVPDAGGRTVLAVLELAQAWLADERFADSRLAVLTRGAVAVADTEHPDPALAAVWGLVRSAQSEQPGRFALVDTDGRPESVRVLPQALASAQPQLALRAGRASAPALRGHRPAGPAVDAPAVFGADSHVLVTGGLGTLGRLLARHLVKQHGVGRLLLTGRRGPATPGAEEFTAELASLGAEVTVAACDTGDRAALAALLAAVPADRPLTAVVHAAGVTDDSVLAGLTPERMEGVLRPKADAALHLHELTRDLGMELSAFVLFSSLAGTLGSAGQGNYAAANAFLDALAGRRRAEGLPAVSLAWGLWAQESTLTGDLGAADLKRLARSGIGALSAEDGLALFDAAVASGAPVLTAAHLDLRTADPDAVAFLLRGLAPARRAGGSARAAARSTAAGLHERLARAPRREHHHILLEAVRTEVAAVLGHSDGDRVAADRRFQDLGFDSLTAVELRNRLTAATGVKLPPTLVFDHPTPGALADRLRAALVPEVPAQDTPEEAADAAGGPDGARGDRSGGESALDSMSADDLVRLALGQS, encoded by the coding sequence GTGCGCTCCGAGGCGGCCCTGGTCCTCGGCCGCGGCACGGGCGCGGACATCGACCCCGCCCGCACCTTCCAGGAGCTCGGGTTCGACTCCGCGACCGCGGTGGAACTGCGCAACCGGCTCGTCGCCGCCACCGGTCTGAAGCTGCCCACCACCCTGCTGTTCGACCGGCCCACCCCCGAGAAGCTGGTCGCCCGGCTCGCCGAGCTCTCCGGGACGGTGGCCGCGCACCGGCCCGTCTCCCGGTCCGTCCCGCGCCGGGACCACGGCTCCGATGAGCCCGTCGCGATCGTCTCCATGGCGTGCCGCTTCCCGGGCGGGGTGGAGTCCCCCGAGGACCTGTGGCGGCTGCTCGTGGAGGAGCGCGACGCCGTCTCCGAGTTCCCCGGCAACCGCGGCTGGGCCCTGGAGACCCTCTTCGACGGGGACCCCGACCGCGCGGGCACCTCGTACACCCGCCGGGGCGGGTTCCTGCACGACGTCGACCGGTTCGACGCCGAGTTCTTCGGGATCAGCCCGCGCGAGGCCACGGCCATGGACCCGCAGCAGCGCATGGTGCTCGAAACCGTGTGGGAGGCCGTGGAGCGCGCCGGGATCGATCCGGCGGCGCTGCGCGGCAGCGGTACCGGCGTGTACGTCGGCGCCATGGCGCAGGACTACGGTCCGCGGCTGCACGAGGCGGGCGAGGGCGTCGGCGGCTACCTGCTGACCGGCACGTACACGAGCGTGGTCTCCGGCCGCGCCTCCTACACCCTCGGTCTGGAGGGCCCGGCCGTCACCGTCGACACCGCGTGCTCGGCCTCGCTCGTGGCGCTGCACACGGCCGCCCAGGCGCTGCGGGCCGGGGAGTGCGAACTGGCCCTGGCCGGCGGTGTGACGGTGATGGCAACCCCCGGCATGTTCGTGGAGTTCAGCCGCCAGCGCGGACTGTCGGTGGACGGCCGCTGCAAGTCGTTCGCGGAGGCGGCGGACGGTACGGGCTGGGGCGAGGGCGCCGGCATGCTGCTGCTGGAGCGGCTCTCCGACGCGCGGCGCAACGGGCACGAGGTCCTCGCGGTCATCCGCGGCTCGGCCGTCAACCAGGACGGCGCCAGCAACGGGCTGAGCGCCCCCAGCGGTCCCTCCCAGGAGCGGGTCATCCGTGAGGCCCTGGCCGCCTCCGGCCTGTCGGCCGCGGACGTCGACGCCGTCGAGGCGCACGGTACGGGCACCCGGCTCGGCGACCCCATCGAGGCCCAGGCCGTCCTGGCCACCTACGGACAGGACCGTGACCCCGGCCGCCCGCTGTTCCTGGGCTCGCTGAAGTCGAACATCGGGCACACCCAGGCCGCCGCCGGCGTGGGCGGCGTCATCAAGATGGTCATGGCGATCCGCAACGGCCTGCTGCCGCGCACCCTCCACGTGGACGCCCCGACCTCGCACGTGGACTGGTCGAGCGGAGCGGTCTCGCTGCTGACCGAGGCCGTGCCGTGGCCGGCGGGCGACCGGCCGCGCCGGGCCGGCGTCTCCTCCTTCGGTGTCAGCGGCACCAACGCCCACCTCGTCCTGGAGCAGGCCGCGGAACCGGAGGCCGGCGGAGCCGCGCCCGCCGAAGAGGTGCCCGCCGATGGCGCGCCCGTCCCCTTCCTCGTGTCCGCGAAGACCGACCAGGCACTGCGGGCCCAGGCCGGCAGGCTCCTGGACCACCTGCGCGACAACCCCGGCGTCCCCCTCGCGGACATCGGCCGCTCCCTCGCCGTCGGCCGCGCCCACTTCGACCGGCGGGCCGCGGTGGTCGCCGGTGACCGCGCGGAGCTGGAGCAGGGCCTGCGGGCACTGGTCGAGGGCGCCACCGCCCGAGGCCTGGTCACCGGGCAGAGCCGGCCCGCGGCCCGCCCCGTGTTCGTCTTCCCGGGGCAGGGCGCGCAGTGGGTGGGCATGGCGGCCGGCCTGCTGGAGTCCTCCCCGGTGTTCGCCCGCCGGATGGCCGAGTGCGCGGCGGCGCTGGACCCGCTGGTCGACTGGTCGCTCCTGGATGTCGTCCGGGGCGCGCAGGGGGCTCCCGGCTTCGAGCGCGTGGACGTCGTACAGCCCGTCCTGTGGTCGGTGATGGTGTCCCTGGCCGCGGTGTGGCGCTCGCTGGGGGTCGAACCGGCCGCCGTGATCGGCCACTCGCAGGGCGAGATCGCGGCGGCCTGCGTGGCCGGCGTACTGAGCGTCGAGGACGCCGCCCGCGTCGTGGCGCTGCGCAGCCGCGCGCTGACCGTGCTGTCGGGCCGCGGCGGCATGATGTCCGTGGCCCAGCCGGCCGCGTGGGTGCGCGAGCGCATCGGCGCCTGGCAGGGCAGGATCTCCGTCGCCGCGGTCAACGGCCCGGCCCAGACCGTGGTCTCCGGCGACCCGGAGGCCCTGCGCGAGTTCCTGGCCCGGGCCAAGGAGGAGGGGGCGCGGGCCCGTCTCGTCGATGTGGACTACGCCTCCCACTCGGCCCACGTGGAAGAGCTGGAGGGCGAGCTGGCGCGGCTCCTCGACGGGATCGGGGCGGGCCCGGGAGACGTACCGGTCTACTCGTCGCTGACCGGGGCGCTGCTGCTCGACGCGAGCGTGATGGGCGCCGGGTACTGGTACCAGAACCTGCGTGAGACCGTGCAGTTCGAGCAGGCGGTCGGGGAGCTCCTCGCGGCCGGGCACCACACGTTCATCGAGGTCAGCCCGCACCCGGTGCTCACCATCGGAGTGCAGGCCGCCCTCGACGAGGCGGGTGTGCGGGGCACCGCCCTGGGTACCCTGCGCCGCGACGAGGACGAGGCCGGGCGGCTGCTGCTCGCGCTCGGCGAGGCCCACTGCCACGGCATCGGCGTCGACTGGTCCGCCGTGTTCGCCGGTACGGGCGCCCGCCGGGTCCAGCTGCCGACGTACGCCTTCCAGCGGAGCCGGTTCTGGCTCGACACCCCGGTCACGGCGGAGGACCCGTCCGGGCTGGGCCTCACGCCGGCGGAGCACCCGCTGCTGGGCGCGGTGACCAGCCTCGCCGACCGTGAGGGCGTGCTGTTCACGGGCCGTGTCTCACGCCGTACCCACCCCTGGGTCGTCGACCACGCGGTCGTCGGCACGGTCCTGCTGCCCGGCACCGCCCTCGTCGACATGGCCGTCTCCGCGGGCGACCGCTTCGGCCACGACCGGCTCCGGGAGCTGGTGCTGGAGGCTCCGCTGCTCGTCCCCGAGGAGGGCGGCGTCCACCTCCAGGTCGCGCTCGGACCGGCCGAGGAGTCGGGCACCCGGTCCGTCACCGTCCACTCCCGCCCCGAGGGCGCGGGCGACGCGGAGTGGACCCGGCACGCCTCGGGCGTACTGGCCACCGGCGAGCACCCGGTCCCCGCCGCCGCGCCGGCCTGGCCGCCGCAGGGCGCGCGGCCGGTCCCCCTCGACGACGTCTACGAGCGCCTCGCCGACCGCGGTTACGAGTACGGGCCGGTCTTCCAGGGCTTGGGCCGTGCCTGGCTGTCGGGCGAGGAGCGGTTCGCGGAGGTCTCCCTCACGCAGGACCAGCACGCCGACGCCTCGGCCTTCGCGATCCACCCGGCGCTCCTCGACGCGGCCCTGCACGCGATGCTGCTCGGTGACGGCACCGAGCTGGCCATCCCGTTCTCCTTCAGCGGGGTCACCCTGCACGCCGCGGGTGCGACCGCGCTGCGCGTGCACGTGGTTCCGGTCGACGCCAACACCGCGTCGCTGACCGCGACGGACCCCGAGGGCCGGCCCGTCGTCACGATCGACTCGATCACACTGCGTCCGGCCGGTGACCTCCGTGCCGCGCAGAGCGCGAGCGCGGGGCGGCACTCCGGGCTGCACCGGCTGGTGTGGAAGCCCGTTCCGCGGGCGGCCGCGGAGACCGCGGCGGGGCTGTGGGCTGTGCTGGGGTCCGATCCGCACGGGTTGGCGGCGGCCGTCTCGGGTGACGCGTACGCCGACGTCGCCGAACTACGGACGGCTCTGAGCGACGGCGCCCAACTGCCGTCCTTCATAGCCCTGTCGGAGAGCTTCACGGAGGTGCACGGGGCGGTTCAGAGCACCCTGGCCACCCTCCAGGAACTCCTGGCCGACACCGCGCTCGACTCCACCCGGATCGTCGTCCTCACCCGCGGCGCCACCGCCCTCACCACCGACGAGGACATCCACGACCTGCCCGCGGCCGCCCTCACCGGCCTCGTCCGCACCGCGCAGAACGAATACCCGGGCCGCATCACCCTCCTCGACATCGACAACACCGAGCACCTCGCCGCGGCAGCCCACACCGCAGCCACCCACCCCGACACCCAGTACGCCCTCCGCGACGGCCGACTCCACACCCCCCGCCTCGAGAACACCCCCACCACCCCGGGCACCGCGCTGGACCCGGAGGGCACGGTCCTCATCACCGGCGGCACCGGCGGACTCGGCCACATCCTCGCCCGCCACCTCGTCACCCACCACGGCGCCAAACACCTCCTCCTCACCAGCCGCACCGGCCCCAACGCACCCGGAGCCCGACAACTCCACGACGAACTCACCGCAGCCGGCGCCCACATCACCATCACCGCCTGCGACACCTCCAACCGCCAAGCACTCAAAAACCTCCTCGACACCATCCCCACCGACCACCCCCTCACCACCGTCATCCACGCCGCAGGCACCCTCAACGACGCCACCCTCGACAACCTCACCCCCCACCACGTCACCCACGTCCTCCACCCCAAAACCGACACCGCCCACCACCTCCACCAACTCACCCAGAACCACAACCTCACCCACTTCATCCTCTTCTCCTCCATCGCCGGACTCATCGGAAACCCCGGCCAAGCCAACTACGCCGCCGCCAACACCTACCTCGACGCACTCGCCCACCACCGCCACCACCACAACCTCCCCGCCACCAGCCTCGCCTGGGGACTCTGGGACACGAGCACCGGCAGCATGGCCGCCCAGTTCTCGGACGCCGACATGAAGCGGTGGGCCGACAAGGGCATCCTTCCGCTGACCCCCGAACGCGGCATGGAGCTGTTCGACGCCGCTCTCGGCGCCGGGCAACCGGTTCTGGTGCCAATCGAGTTGGACCTCCAGGCGCTGCGCGCCCCGGAGGCGACGGCGCCGGCGCTGCTGCGCACCCTGGTCCGCGCGCCGCGCCGCCGGGCCGCCGCGGCCGCCGGTTCTTCCTGGGCCGAGCGCACCGCCGCGCTCGCCCCCGGCGACCGCCGTCGGGCGGCGCTGGAACTCGTACGGGCCACGGTCGCGGCCGTCCTCGGCCTCGCGGGGCCCTCCGCCGTCAACGACAGCGGCCCGTTCATCCAGTTGGGCATGGACTCCCTGACCGGCATGGAGCTGCGGCGCAGGCTGGCCTCGGACAGCGGCATCGCCGTTCCCGCCACCGCCGTCTTCGACCACCCCACCCCCGGCGCCCTCACGGACTTCGTCGTCGCCGAGCTCGGCAAGATCGCCGGGGAGGCGGCGGCCCGGTCCGAGCGGCAGGACGCGAACGGATCCGGGGCCGGCTCCGGCGTCGGCCGGGACGACCCGATCGTGATCGTCGGCATGGCCTGCCGCTACCCGGGCGACACCCGTTCCCCCGACGACCTGTGGCGGCTCGTCGCCGACGGCACCGACGCCATCGGCCCCTTCCCCACCAACCGCGACTGGGACGTCGACGGCCTCTACGACCCCGACCCCACCCGGGCGGGCAAGAGCTACACCCGGCACGGCGGATTCCTCTACGACGCCGACCGTTTCGACGCCGAGTTCTTCGGGGTTTCGCCGCGTGAGGCGTACGCGATCGACCCGCAGCAGCGCCTGCTCCTGGAGACCGCCTGGGAGAGCTTCGAGCACGCGGGCATCGACCCGGCCACCCTGCGCGGCAGCCGGACGGGCGTGTTCGTCGGCACCATGTACGACGACTACGCTTCCCGGCTGTCCTCCGTCCCGGTCGAGTACGAGGGCTACCTGAGCACGGGCAGTGCCGGCAGCGTCGCCTCCGGGCGGTTGTCCTACACCTTCGGGCTGGAGGGCCCGGCCATCACCGTCGACACGGCCTGCTCCTCCTCGCTCGTGGCCCTGCACCTGGCCGCCCAGGCCCTGCGCCAGGGCGAGTGCAGCCTGGCCGTGGCGGGCGGTGCCACCGTGATGGCCACTCCGCGGCCCTTCGTGGAGTTCAGCCGACAGCGCGGCCTCGCGCCCGACGGCCGGGTGAAGTCGTTCTCCGCCTCGGCGGACGGGACGACCTGGAGCGAGGGTGTGGGCGTACTGCTCCTGGAGCGGCTCTCCGACGCCCGCCGCAACGGACACCCCGTACTGGCCGTGGTCCGCGGATCCGCCGTCAACCAGGACGGCGCCAGCAACGGCCTCACCGCACCCAACGGCCCCTCCCAGGAACGAGTGATCCGCGAAGCCCTCGCCGCCTCCGGCCTGTCGGCCGCCGACGTCGACGCCGTCGAGGCCCACGGCACCGGAACCACCCTCGGCGACCCCATCGAAGCCCAGGCCATCCTCGCCACCTACGGACAGGACCGCGACACCGACCGGCCCCTGCACCTCGGCTCGCTCAAGTCCAACATCGGCCACTCCCAGGCCGCCGCGGGCGTCGGCGGCGTCATCAAGATGGTCATGGCCATGCGCCACGGCATACTCCCCCAGACCCTGCACGTCGACGCTCCGACCCCGCACGTGGACTGGTCGAGCGGCGCGGTCTCGCTGCTGACCGAGCGCACCCCGTGGCCGGAGACCGACCGGCCCCGCCGGTCGGCGGTCTCCTCCTTCGGGATCAGCGGAACCAACGCCCACGTCGTCCTCGAACAGGCCCCCGCCACCGCACCCGAGCCCGCCCGCGAGGCAGCGCTTCCCTCACCTCTGCCGTGGGTGGTCTCCGGCCGCGGTGCGGACGGCCTGCGCGCCCAGGCCGCGCTGCTGCGGCGGTCGGCCGCCGAGGCCGGCTCGGACGGCGGCTTCGGCCTCGCGCACCTGGACATCGGCCACGCCCTGGCCACCACGCGGGCCGCGCTCCCGGACCGTGCCGTCGTCCTCGCCGACGACCCGGCCGCCCTGCTGGCCGGCCTGGACGCGCTGGCCCGCGGCGAATCCGCGCCGCAGCTGGTGACCGGGGATCCGGACCGGGCGGCCGGGACCTCCGGGATGGCCTTCCTCTTCACGGGGCAGGGCAGTCAGCGGCCCGGCATGGGCCGTGAGCTGTACGGGACCCACCCCGTCTACGCCCGCGCCCTGGACGAGGTCTGCGCACGGATGGACGTGCACCTGGGCCGGTCGCTCAGGGAGCTGATCCTCTCCGAGGAGGGGAGCGAGCAGGCCGCGCTCCTCGACAGGACGCAGTACACCCAGCCCGCGCTGTTCGCCGTCGAGGTCGCGCTGTTCCGGCTCGTGGAGGAGTACGGGCTGACCCCCGACCACCTCCTCGGCCATTCGGTGGGCGAGCTGGCCGCCGCGCACGTCGCGGGGGTGCTCTCCCTCGACGACGCCTGCAAGCTCGTCGCCACCCGCGGCCGCCTGATGCAGTCCGCCCCCTCCGGCGGCGCCATGATCGCCATCGAAGCCACCGAAACCGAGATACGCAACACCCTCCCCACCCACCACGGCCACCTCGACATCGCCGCGATCAACACCCCCCACTCCACCGTCATCACCGGCGACCACGACGCAGCCCACCAACTCGCCACCACCTGGCGCAACAACGGCCGACGCACCAAACAACTCAACGTCAGCCACGCCTTCCACTCACCCCACATGGACGCCATCCTCAACGACTTCCGCACCACCGCCGCCGAACTGACCTACCACGCCCCCACCATCCCCATCATCTCCAACCTCACCGGAGAGCCCGCCACCACCGAACAACTCACCGACCCCCACTACTGGGTCCAACACCTGCGCCACACCGTCCGCTTCAACGACGCCATCCAGCACCTCCGAAACCAGAACGTCACCACATTCCTGGAGCTCGGCCCGGACAGCGTGCTCACCGCCATGACCCGTACGATCCTGGCCTCCGGGGAGCCGGAGACCGGCCGGGCGGCCGGGCAGCCGGTCGCCGCGGCCCCGCTGCTGCGCAAGGGCCGGCCCGAGGGCGCGACCCTCGCGGCGGCGCTCGCGGAGGCCCACGTACGGGGCCGGGACGTGCGGTGGGACGGGTTCCTGCCCGACGGCCGGGCCGTCGCCCTGCCCACGTACCCGTACCAGCGCGACAGCTACTGGCTGAGCGCTCCGGCGGCCCCCGCGGCACCGAAGCCGGCCGGCGGGCATCCGCTGCTGGACGGGGCGGTCGAACTCGCGGCGGGACAGGGGTGGTTGTTCACCGGGACCCTTGATGCCGAGGTCCACCCGTGGCTCTCGGAGCACACCGTCCTGGGTCGGCCGCTGCTGCCCGGTGCGGCCGTCGCCGAGCTCGCCCTGTACGCGGCCGGCCGGACGGGAGCCGCGGAGGTCGCCGAGCTCACGCTCGAACAGCCGCTGGCGCTCGACGGACGTGTCGCCCTCCAGCTCATGGTGGGTGCGGCCGGTGAGGACGGGACGCGTCCCCTCGCCCTGCACTCCCGGCCGGAGGGGACCGCGGACGGTGCCTGGGTGCGGCACGCTTCCGGCCTGCTGGCCGACGACGTTCCCGTGGCGACGGGCGAGGAGCCCGACCTCGCCGTCTGGCCGCCCCTGGGCGCCACCGAGATCCCCGTCGACGGCCTCTATCCCCGGCTCGCCGAGCGCGGATACGCGTACGGGCCCGCCTTCCAGGGGCTGCGCAAGGCCTGGCAGCACGGCACCGACGTCTACGCCGAGATCGCCCTCCCCGACACGGACAGCGGCACCGGCACCGGCACCGGCACCGGCACCGGCACCGGCACCGAAGGCTTCGCCCTCCACCCCGCCGCCCTCGACGCCGCCCTGCACACGGCACTGGTCGGGCCCGGCGCAGGGGACCGGCTGGTGGTGCCCTTCGCGTGGAGCGCGTTGGCCCTGCGGGCCTGCGGTGCGGCACGGCTGCGGGTCCGCCTGCGGCGGGGGCCGGGCGAGGTGCACGCGCTGCTGATCGCGGACGAGAACGGCGTCCCGGTGTTCACGGCCGGCGGCCTCGCGGTGCGCGAGCTCCAGGCCGATGCGGCGGCCGCCGCCGGGCCGGTCCACGGGGCCGGGCTGTTCGAACTGCACTGGTCTCCGCTGCGGGCGGCGACGCCCGTACCGGCCGGCCCGTGGGCGGTACTCGGCGACGGCGCAGCCCTCGCCGACGCCGTACGCGCCGCCGGCGTGGCCGTACGCACCTACCCGGGGCTGGAAGCGCTGCGGGCGGCGGTCGACGCCGGGGCCCCGGTGCCGACCTCGGTCCTGGCCGCCGTACCGGACGCCGGCGGCCGGACCGTGCTCGCGGTCCTCGAACTGGCCCAGGCCTGGCTGGCGGACGAGCGCTTCGCGGACTCCCGGCTCGCCGTCCTCACCCGGGGGGCGGTCGCCGTCGCGGACACCGAACACCCGGATCCCGCCCTGGCGGCGGTCTGGGGCCTGGTCCGCTCCGCGCAGTCCGAACAGCCCGGCCGCTTCGCCCTGGTCGACACCGACGGGCGGCCCGAGTCCGTACGCGTCCTCCCCCAGGCCCTGGCCTCGGCACAGCCGCAGCTCGCCCTGCGGGCCGGACGGGCTTCCGCGCCGGCCCTGCGCGGCCACCGGCCCGCCGGCCCGGCCGTGGACGCCCCGGCGGTGTTCGGAGCGGACAGCCACGTCCTGGTCACCGGCGGTCTGGGCACCCTGGGCCGGCTGCTGGCCCGGCACCTGGTCAAGCAGCACGGCGTGGGCCGGCTGCTGCTGACCGGCCGGCGCGGTCCGGCGACCCCGGGCGCGGAGGAGTTCACGGCCGAACTGGCCTCCCTGGGCGCGGAGGTGACCGTCGCCGCCTGCGACACCGGCGACCGGGCGGCGCTGGCCGCCCTGCTGGCCGCCGTCCCCGCGGACCGGCCGCTGACCGCGGTCGTCCACGCCGCGGGTGTCACCGACGACTCGGTCCTGGCGGGGCTCACTCCGGAGCGGATGGAAGGGGTGCTGCGGCCCAAGGCCGACGCCGCCCTCCACCTGCACGAGCTGACCCGGGACCTGGGCATGGAGCTGTCGGCGTTCGTCCTCTTCTCCTCCCTCGCCGGCACCCTGGGCTCCGCGGGACAGGGCAACTACGCGGCGGCCAACGCCTTCCTGGACGCCCTCGCCGGCCGGCGCCGCGCCGAAGGGCTGCCGGCCGTGTCGCTGGCCTGGGGCCTGTGGGCGCAGGAGAGCACGCTGACCGGGGACCTGGGTGCGGCGGACCTGAAGCGTCTGGCCCGCTCCGGGATCGGGGCGCTGTCCGCGGAGGACGGCCTGGCCCTGTTCGACGCGGCCGTCGCCTCCGGCGCCCCGGTCCTGACGGCGGCCCACCTCGACCTGCGGACGGCGGATCCGGACGCGGTCGCGTTCCTGCTGCGGGGGCTGGCCCCGGCCCGCCGCGCCGGGGGTTCCGCGCGGGCGGCGGCCCGCAGCACCGCGGCCGGTCTGCACGAGCGGCTGGCCCGGGCGCCCCGGCGGGAGCACCACCACATCCTGCTCGAGGCCGTACGCACCGAAGTGGCCGCGGTACTGGGCCACTCGGACGGCGACCGGGTGGCGGCCGACCGCCGGTTCCAGGACCTCGGCTTCGACTCCCTCACCGCGGTCGAGCTGCGCAACCGCCTGACGGCCGCGACCGGCGTCAAGCTGCCGCCCACGCTCGTCTTCGACCACCCGACGCCGGGCGCCCTGGCGGACCGGCTGCGCGCGGCGCTCGTCCCCGAGGTCCCGGCGCAGGACACCCCCGAGGAGGCCGCGGACGCCGCCGGAGGGCCGGACGGTGCGCGCGGGGACAGGAGCGGGGGTGAGAGCGCGCTGGACTCGATGAGCGCCGACGACCTGGTCCGCCTGGCCCTGGGCCAGAGCTGA